From Jiangella mangrovi:
GGCGCAGGAGCAGGGCCGCGACGAGGACGAGGCCGAGCCAGCCGAAGCCGGCCCAGATGATGCCCGACGGGCCCCAGCCGAAGGCGGAGTCGTCGCGGTCGTCGGAGTCGCTCGCGGCGGCGCCGGCCGCGAGCGGGTCGGCCGCGAACGGGTCGGCCGCGAACGGGTCGGCCGCGAACGGGTCGGCCGCGAACGGGTCGGAGGCGGAGGCGGACCGGGCGGAGACCGTGATGTTCGACGCGGCGGCGGGGCGCCAGGGTTCGGCGGCGGCGGGGGCGCCCGCGCCCACCGCCAGGGCGGCCACCAGGACCACGCCCACGAGGAGGCGCCGCACCACGCGAACGGGACTCACCGAGAAACGATCGTCCACGACGGTGAACCCCCCGGGTCGTGCAGGCCTCTGGTCAGTGGCCGAAAGGCAAACGGCGCTTGTCGCGGGGCGGCCGGACGGTGACCTCGCCCAGCAGCACGAAACCGCGCACGTGGTAGACGGGGCCGCCCGGCGTGACCGGCTCGCGCAGCTTCATCTTCCGCTCGCCGAGGACGTTGGTGCCCTCGTCGAGGCGGACCTCGATGCCCTCGGGCACGATCAGGGTGAGGCTGCCCAGCACGATGGCCGTCTGGATCTCGACCTCGGGGGTACGCACGACCGCCTCGGAGAAGTCGAGCACCACCTCGCCCAGCACGGCGGTGATGTCCATGCGGGCCGGGACCTCCCAGCGGCCCTGGCGCTTCTCGTTGCTGAGCACGCTGGTGATGCGTTCGGAGCGGCGCACGGGTCCGCCCGACGGCGGCAGCGGCGGCTGGACGCCGGCCCCGGCCACGGCACCAGCGGGACCGGCCGGCCGGCCCTGCTGCCAGTTGGCGACGGCGTTGCCGCCCGGCAGCGGGTACGGACCTTGAGGAAGATCGCGGGTGATGGGCTGCAGCTCGCCGTACGTGCGGGCCTTGAATGTCGCCTCGAGCCGCTCCTCGAGCTCGGTGAGCGTGAGCCGGCCGTCGCCCGCGGCCTGGCGCAGGGCCTCGGCGACCCGCTCGCGATCGACGTCGGAGCAGCGCAGGTCGGCGGCGCTGTGGACGGCGGGGAACTCGGGGTCGGGTGCCGGCTTGGGCTGGTCGGGCACCTGGCTCATCAGTGGCCCACCGGCTTGCGTTGCACGTTGACGCCGCCGAAGACCGCCTTGCCGGTGACCCGGACCAGCGGCGCGCCGGGATCGGGGCGCCCGGCGCCGCT
This genomic window contains:
- a CDS encoding DUF1707 SHOCT-like domain-containing protein, which gives rise to MSQVPDQPKPAPDPEFPAVHSAADLRCSDVDRERVAEALRQAAGDGRLTLTELEERLEATFKARTYGELQPITRDLPQGPYPLPGGNAVANWQQGRPAGPAGAVAGAGVQPPLPPSGGPVRRSERITSVLSNEKRQGRWEVPARMDITAVLGEVVLDFSEAVVRTPEVEIQTAIVLGSLTLIVPEGIEVRLDEGTNVLGERKMKLREPVTPGGPVYHVRGFVLLGEVTVRPPRDKRRLPFGH